The Atribacterota bacterium DNA window GTGAAATTGATTTTGCTTTTTTTAGAGAAAATGCCGAAGAAGTTGTTGGTTATACAGATTATGGAAAAATAATCTTCCAGGGGGATAGCCATGATAAAATCAGGTATCTTTATGAGGGTGAAGATGCTTTTGATTATTATAAAGATGATTACCGGGGAGAATGGCTGGATGCAGATGAATGGTTATCTCTAACCAGAGAAAGTAAGTATCCCGGTGTCCCCCCCAATGTATACAATCTACTTATGAATGAGAAAGCGGGGGATATTGTCATAGTAATTAATCCCCCCAGGATACCAATTTTTAATTTACGCTATCCGGCGAATCATGCCGGATTAACAAAGACTGATTTACTTGTTCCAATTCTGTTAAAAGGAAAAGAGCTGGAACATCTTTATGATACAGAAGAGATATGGCTTCATGATTTGTTTAATCAGATTCCGTCCCTTGATTTGAATAGTAAACCTGACCGTGAAAAACATTCCTTCTCATTCTGGGGTAACCTACAAGACGGCCAATACCCTGGCTTTGAATTATCTATTTCTCCGGCGTATCGCTGGAATGTTGTGCTGCAATATGAAAATGATCTTTATAATGGCAGATTTGAATACGACTTTTACAGCTCCTATGTAATCAGGCTGTGGATAGGTGCCGGTTTGGAATACCAGGAAAAAGAGTATGAGCCTTTTTTGCATACCCGCATACAAATGGATTTTGATAAAATACGATTTAATTACGGTGTACAGAGCCATCTTTTTGATTTAAAGAATTGGGAAGAAAACAAAAAAGAATTAATATATAAAGTAAACAACAGGCTGTCAATTGACTGGCAAATCCCCAACCGTCTTGGTTTCAGTATCTACTGGTAGTTGTCACGGGGACGGTTCTTTTGACAATCTTTTTGTAATAAAGTAATGCTAAAAACTCTTTTCTTTTAGCATTATCCAACTCATATTCCACATATCACATATATAATACTTCAAAAACCTGCTATTTTAATCTTTAGAGACTGATTTAAATAATTCACAATCTTATAGGAATATTAAATCAGAATTATATAAATATTTTTAAGAGTATTTATTAATTATTTATGCATACTGTGAAAGAAATAAACAATTTTAAGCGTATTAATAGTTAGTGAAAGTTACATTACAATTTTTTAAACACCAAGAGGGAATTAATTATTTTTCAAATAGAAATTTAAGAATCAGGCTACAAATATCTAAATAATAAAAGGAGAGTTATATGAGATGCCTATTAAAAATAAGAAACTGAACTGGCTACGGACAATTATCCAGATTGCTTTTTTATCAGTGGTAATTCTGGTAAGTATTAATCATTATCGTGTCTCACAAGGGTTAGCCCCATTATTGGTAGGTTCACCCTCGTTTCATTCTATTTGCCCTTTCGGCGGGGTAGTAACTGCCTACCATTATTTTACTGAAGGAATATTTATTCGTCAGACACATCAATCTTCTTTTACTTTAATGTGGCTGGTTCTTTTGTTAACCTTATTTTTCGGACCGGTCTTCTGTGGATGGGTTTGCCCTATAGGAACTGTACAGGAATTTGTTGGTAAAATTGGCCGAAAAATATTTCCAAAAAAGTATAATCAGTTTATTCCTAAAAAAATCGATTACTGGTTACGCTACTTGAGGTATTTAGTGCTTATTTCGATAGTTATACTAACTGCTCAACAACTCAGGCTTGTATTTCAGGATTATTGCCCATATTTCAATTTATTTAGTTTCTGGTCAAGTG harbors:
- a CDS encoding 4Fe-4S binding protein; translation: MPIKNKKLNWLRTIIQIAFLSVVILVSINHYRVSQGLAPLLVGSPSFHSICPFGGVVTAYHYFTEGIFIRQTHQSSFTLMWLVLLLTLFFGPVFCGWVCPIGTVQEFVGKIGRKIFPKKYNQFIPKKIDYWLRYLRYLVLISIVILTAQQLRLVFQDYCPYFNLFSFWSSEVTVSAVILLGIIFVGSLFVERPWCKYLCPLGALLGIFNLFRIIPLRRNDEICINCRKCDRVCPMNIKISDKKVIRDHQCISCLLCTDEASCPVEGGMEFAFLRNNKDVNKDINRGGKNEN